From the genome of Triticum aestivum cultivar Chinese Spring chromosome 1A, IWGSC CS RefSeq v2.1, whole genome shotgun sequence:
atctgaatatcgcaaatatatatgaagtattgataatggtggggatccggaagcggtcttggtctggttgttggacacaaatgaagtacacgaagttgcaatggctaacttttaactaaacaaatcccaaggaaaaagctactagatggatctacttatataggagcaaggggtggcggccaaggaggtgggaggacgtcccaaggcagcctaaaactaaccctaggtcgtacaaggctcatgggcccaattggaggtgatgcaacacctttgggcctgtagtttgactcggattctgctgcaacgtcagattgtttcgtccgtaactcaatgctccggatgaatttgaaggtgaatccaattgggttggaaagagcacgaaatctagtttccaacaaaaaaagaattgaaggaaatatgccctaaaggaaataataaagttattatttatttccttatttcatgataaatgtttattattcatgctagaattgtattaaccggaaacataatacatgtgtgaatacatagacaaacagagtgtcactagtatgcctctacttgactagctcgttaatcaaagattgttatgtttcctaaccatggagaaagagttgttatttgattaacgggatcacatcattagatgaatgatctgattgacatgacctattccattagcttagcaccccatcgtttagtatgttgctattgttttcttcatgacttatacatgttcctatgactatgagattatgcaactcccgtttgccggaggaacactttgtgtgctaccaaacgtcacaacgtaaatgggtgattataaaggtgctctacaggtgtctccaaaggtacatgttaggttggcgtattttgagattaggatttgtcactccgattgtcggagaggtatctctgggccctctcggtaatgcacatcacataagccttgcaagcattgcaactaatgagttagttgcgagatgatgaattacggaacgagtaaagagacttgccggtaacgagattgaactaggtattggataccgacgatcgaatctcgggcaagtaacataccgatgtcaaagggaacaacgtatgttgttatgcggtctgaccgataaagatcttcgtagaatatgtaggagccaatatgggcatccaggtcctgctattggttattgaccggagacgtgtctcggtaatgtctacattgttctcgaaccgtagggtccgcacgcttaaggtttcgatgacaattatattatgagtttatgagttttgatgtgccgaaggagttcggagtcccggatgagatcggggacatgacgaagagtctcaaaatggtcgagacgtaaagatcgatatattggacgactatattcggacatcggaaaggtttcgagtgattcgggtattttacgtggagtaccgggtagttacgggagaagcaatgggccttgatgggctttagtgggaagaggagaaagggccaaggggctgttgcgccccctcccctctggtccgaattggactagggaaaaggggggcggccacctttccttctcctccacttggagtcctagtaggactccacatcctggccacaccaagccttggccggcctcctcctcctccatcctttatatactgaggcaaggggcaccccaagaacacacaagttgatcttcgtgatcgttccttagcgtgtgcggtgccccattccaccatattccacctcgatcatattgtagcggtgcttaggcgaagccctgcaatggtagaacatcaagatcgtcaccacgccgtcgtgctgaaggaactcctccccgaagctttgctggatcggagcccggggagcgtcatcgagctgtacgtgtgctaagaactcggaggtgccggagtaacggtgcttggatcggtcgaatcgggaagacgtacgactacttcctctacattgtgtcaacgcttccgttgtcgatctacaagggtacgtagatcatactctcccctctcgttactatgcatcaccatgatcttgcgtgtgtgtaggaatttttttaaaattactatgttccccaacaagaatcacccaattcggagtccgtatgaaaaagttgttggcgttttgagtcaggtatgtctgtgcggtccgaatctgaatccagaacgtgagagacttggactctattttctcttggcccaaaagtgacgtgagaggactttttgaacacaacctaaacttctccttttcccttatcttcatatgtggattgtacaaatgtcccatacacctgcaattagacaaaacacaaaagtgtgtgaagtatttttgttctggataacataaatagattattgaatagtttgcattagaaatcacccgacaaatatgcatgtatgcaatatttttggtcgtatccaaggtagtcatgtcctcatcatcctcccctttttgaaaacaaagccgtcctcggtgttgcttaatctgaaatgtggctaacaaaagagacaaggtgtacatgttgtatatgtatatgtcattcagtttaacttcccttgatttttgcacgtatgacacatgtatacatgagtaactttcatagttcataaaaactaaagccaaaaaattatcacaagaagtagaaggcatgaaaatattagaactcagtttgcacatataagggaagctcttattcatttcaaaagattcgcaatgttcatcattaaaccatcccaactttggtgaataaaccttacttgcatcaaatttacatgctacaacatgcttaaataagcaaacatgcaataagtcattggacacagaatcatcaccaagattggaggccatatcaaaatgattaaacattagttcttttgcatcaacagttaattcaatgggtgcactcaaaattgttgatatttcagttgtttggtcacatgacgcattcatgacagtaacaagattctctaaaataggtggtgtgctcaaatcaacaggtaactcaatacatgatgcattcaagttaactaggcatgcatcattctcatgtgaagttatatcatcaatacctttactattatcttgtggcaaagatgtagctgatgtaggtacggacgttgacaatgtaccatacccttgagatgataccgcgctcataatccgaggtgcaatgatggaggaacccaccggcggtggtgagcatgaactggaatagtagttgttgtagtcacctaatgcatcctcctgtatctgtctctcaaaggtacaagcacggacatacataccagtaatgcaacgaggaatatactgaaatcttgcctgaatatcatggttcaaaccaccaaaaaatctactcattgtatcattctcagattcttctatgtcacaatgatgcatataagatttgaactcttggtagtaagcatgaacagtgttgttgccttgtttaaattgttcaaatttgcaaagcaattcacgacgataataaggagggaaaaattgttgtctcattatagctttcaaaactttccaagttgtgggttggttatcaatgtttttcttacaatgtacactccaccaaacagaagcaaaatcagtaaatgctctagtggctgctcgcactcgctcaagttcagaaaagtcatggtgactaaaaacttgttctacttcaagctcccaagctagataaatagtaggattaaatctaccctcaaatgacggtaaaaagataacatgaccatgtgcttgtgtgtgttgtcccaactctcgtgatggtgaagatgtgtccgttgtccaagaacttctatcttcggaacctgtcatgattagtagaaacaagaaacaaaattcaagaataatgttcctatgaactactagggtgtggtggtaaagcgctcacagtaaagcaaatatcaatatcttccaagttcttaccaagcagcaggtggtgacagacaactagcggtgtcaaataactccgaagattgtgtaaagcgattgccaggggaacgtacgtatacacggtgtagaaatatgtggagctgggttggctatatatagtagcaaaagattagcaataatcaattcagagatgcaatgttgaataaatgctcaacgacggtactgtgctggtcctaggctagaccgaattagagacacgagcctagaacactaataaggtcacgtcgtagcacaactagcatcaatgaaggatactaagtagctctagacagcaagatataagtgaagatcacaacggcagtaaagataatgatgtgaaacaacagccaagcaggatatatcaacaattttgtctccaactttcctttgaaaaagtttgtgccgatttttttggtttttttttcaagaatggtattgactcaagctttcaaacacaaaaagaatcactcaattccgagttgatatgaggagtcaaaaaattcaaaaactggcctgaaaaactggaataagctgtgttcataaacttcggagggcaaaaagacctatttagaagccgattttgaggtgccaaatattgaactagcttcttcaactatttagatgcggctcgtcgctagctttcgttTGAATACTCGCGgaggcaaaacggacttcgtatgaggaagttatgcctgttttactgaacagtgcataaaacagattccaatccgaattcaactacgagattgagtctaaaaagatccgaattttgtttttttttcttctctctttttttcctcacacttttttctttctctcctttttttctctgactttttttctctttttttctctcgttttttttctctctttttttctccctctttccaaaacaaactagataagatgcagattggatcaagcgaagatgtgaacgatctcaactattattatgacaatgaatggtgggtagcacgtggtggaaattgatggatgggtggtggacaacggaagagataatgatgcagcggtggcgtgactaatatgaacagaactcgaaactctaaacgaactagacactaagatcagcaactcgacacgacgatgcaaccgataattcaactatgcaagcaatgaaaagaaaattgcaaaggctcagactggcttggaccaagtatgaatagatctaactcttttttgtggctttttcttggacaataggtaagaaaataaatctaatctaggaaaactgaaaattctcaccgagcaacctgaaaactgataccacttgatagaggcgagggtcccgatctttcgatgagatgataactatcgatttggtggagacgactttgacgatccgactacaaacgtgcacgacgttgcgccttatcaaccgctaaaccaatctcctgaggttactgacgatgctgaaagcacggtcagcctgaccacgaaggtctattcctgcaagcaatcgaagaacgagcaagaatatgataaatcaATCTGAATAtggcaaatatatatgaagtattgataatggtggggatccggaagcggtcttggtctggtcgttggacacaaacgaagtacacgaagttgcaatggctaacttttaactaaacaaatcccaagaaaaaagctactagatggatctacttatataggagcaaggggtggcggccaaggaggtgggaggacgtcccaaggcagcctaaaactaaccctaggccatacaaggctcatgggcccaagtggaggtgatgcaacacctttgggcttgtagtttgactcggattctgctgcaacgtcagattgtttcgtccgtaactcaacgctccggacgaatttgaaggtgaatccaattgggttggaaagagcacgaaatctagtttccaacaaaaaagaatcacccaattcggagtccgtataaaaaagttgttggcgttttgagtcaggtatgtctgtgcagttcgaatctgaatccagaacgtgagagacttggactctatcttctcttggctcaaaaatgacgtgagaggactttttgaacacaacctaaacttttccttttcccttatcttcatatgtggattgtacaaatgtcccatacacctgcaattagacaaaacacaaaagtgtgtgaagtatttttgttttggataacataaatagattattgaatagtttgcattagaaatcacctgacaaatatgcatgtatgcaatatttttggtcgtatccaaggtagtcatgtcctcatcacatgtgCACTGTGGCATCACCGCAATGCAGCCTTCTTTGACAAGATCGCTCCCTCTACCTCGGCCGTTGTCGCCGCAATCAAGGACGATGCTCGCTCCTTGGCCATTGCCGGAGCCAAAAGACTTAGCTCTTTCATCCTCGTGACCTGAATATTTGTGAGGGGCTGAGCATCCCCATTGCTCTCTGCTCATACGGTCGCCACGGACGCGCCAAGTTGTGCACGTGCCCGTGGTGTGGATGTGTTTTTCTCCTTCTCCCTATCAATGCAAAGATATGCTCTCAAGCGTATTCACGAGAAAATAAAAATACAAGCGAATTCTAAATCAAAGCACCAGTCGCCCACTTTTAATTTTCTTTCGTATATATAAATAGTTAAAACTATTGTGAAGATGGAGTAATGGAGACTCGACGGAAAACGTATATCGCACAATTTTTTGTTTGGATGTTTTGCTTTCCAGTGGCTTAGCATACACTTGAATTTGTGGTACACTGATGAAGTTCTACAAAGTATATCCAGATATGGACGCTCATGACCTCAAAACCAATGATAGGAGGATCCTCACGAGAAAGACAACGGGAAATAGCTACGGACGGATAATATTAAATCCAAACAAAGAGAAAAATACATGGATGCCTTGCACGGTTGCACCACATGAGATCACTCCAACATCCACGGTTTTTTTTTGTTTGTGAGGAAGCACAGAGCTCTCAGCCTCATATCACTATCACACAACACAGCTACTAGCTCCATCACATCAAATACAACATGCATAAACAGGCAGTAATTAGTTCACCTTCCAACTGGCAACTGCTCATCATTAGCCCACTATTTTGGAAACTGATATTTGATGTAGCCTAATAAGGTTGCTTGACAGGTACTGTAACTCTCACTGATTCCAACTACTTGCTGCAAACTCAAGCCAGCCACACACCTGTTGCTCACTAGGATAATACCGCCATACCACATTGCAATAACCCATCCCCACAAATATTGGTACTAGTACAATCATTGATGAGGTAGATCAGCGAATATGTTCCACGGGTCCCCTGAAAAATATATACTCACATTTTATTTTGCGGAGTGAAAGAGATATACATTATCCTCTATATAAGCACATTCCCTAGACACATGTCACCCTTTCAACGACCAAGCTTGCGGCTCACTGCGCGGAGATATATTCTATTCTGTTCTCAAGCATACATGTCGCCTACACTGCAAGTCAAAAGAATTCGTGGCATCGTAGCTAGCAGTCCACCACTAATCACGCTAACCCATCGCCCCCCACGTGCACGCTTCAAACCTTAACCCGTCCTCAGGCTAGACTGGAATAAATAAATGACACCGCCCTTTCAAATTCAAAAAACAGCGGATTGTTTAAGTAACGCAATCGTGCAAAGATTCGTAATGTTTTATAAGTAAAATCCAGACGTTCTTTTTGAAATACAAGGGGAAATGCACGGTTCGAATGTAGTGTGAAGGACCTGTGCTATTACAACCACCCACCACCCACCGGGTGTGTCGCACGCACCGCCCATCCCTGAAACATCGCCACGTCCCGCCACGCCCCCAAATGTCCGTGGCCATCGGCGGCGGCGTCGACCCCCGTGTCCAATGCCCAAGCCCCACCAAGCCTCGCCAGCGCCGCCGACGCCGCTCCAGCTCCCGCTCTCCATCCTCCCGCCGCGGGGCTGCCCGCTCGCCACCGCGCTGCTGGCGCTGCTCTCGCTGCTCCTCGCCACCGCGCTGTGGCTCGTGCTCGTGCTGTCCCCGGCCCAGGCCCCCGTGGCGTCCTCCTCCTCCGCGCTGTCctacgcggcggcggcggatgaggCGCTCTCCGCCGGCGACGCGTCCTCCCCGCTTTCGCTCGCCCACATCGTCTTCGGGATCGCCGGCTCGGCGCACCTCTGGCCGCGTCGCCGCGAGTACATCCGCCTCTGGTGGGATCCCGCCTCCATGCGCGGCCACGTCTGGCTCGACGCCAGCGCGCCCGGCGCGCCGGGGCCCAGCGCTGCCGGGGAGGACTCGCTCCCGCCGATCCGGGTGTCCGAGGACACCTCGCGCTTCCGGTACACCAACCCGACGGGCCACCCTTCTGGGCTCCGGATCGCGCGCATCGCTGCCGAGGCCGTGCGGCTCGTGGGGGGTGGGGGCGCGCGGTGGGTGGTGCTCGTGGACGACGACACCGTGCTGTCCCCGGACAACCTGGTGGCGGTGCTCGGGAAGTACGACTGGAGGGAGATGGTGTACGTCGGGGCCCCGTCGGAGAGCCACTCGGCCAATACCTATTTCAGCCACGGCATGGCGTTCGGAGGCGGAGGCGTCGCGCTCAGCTTCCCCCTCGCCGCTGCGCTCGCGCGGACACTCGACGTGTGCATCGAGAGGTACCCCAGGCTGTATGGAAGCGACGACCGCCTCCATGCTTGCATCACGGAGCTTGGCGTGCCCCTTTCCCGCGAATATGGCTTCCATCAGGTATGGAGCTTATTATCCGTCAACCTTTGGTCGGCATTCAACTATTTTTTTGGCTATTTACAGAGTTTATCTTATTTAGAGATCTTATCAAATGGTTATAAATCTCATCCCGAGCAAAGCAATTTGGTCGCTTAGCTTGTCGTGCTATGTAGATTCTGCTAGTAAACCAGTTCTCCCCATTCCGTGCTTGAATTAGTGCAATGTATCACGCTCTTGATGTGGACTGAACGAATATGGGGATTGCTGAGGAATTAGCCCCACTGTAGAGCTTGCTTTGGAAGTTTAGATGCTGGTGCGCTGTTTTGAACTTTACTATGGGTATCACGCTTGATTCGTTATGACAGAAAGAAAGTTGATCCTTTCTCTGTGGTACCACCCTAGCTGTGTCCTGTGTTATCTCACTGGTTGTAATGCATGTACAAAAGTAGGGCCTTGCGAGAGTGTTTATGATAGTGAAAG
Proteins encoded in this window:
- the LOC123048783 gene encoding uncharacterized protein, with protein sequence MPKPHQASPAPPTPLQLPLSILPPRGCPLATALLALLSLLLATALWLVLVLSPAQAPVASSSSALSYAAAADEALSAGDASSPLSLAHIVFGIAGSAHLWPRRREYIRLWWDPASMRGHVWLDASAPGAPGPSAAGEDSLPPIRVSEDTSRFRYTNPTGHPSGLRIARIAAEAVRLVGGGGARWVVLVDDDTVLSPDNLVAVLGKYDWREMVYVGAPSESHSANTYFSHGMAFGGGGVALSFPLAAALARTLDVCIERYPRLYGSDDRLHACITELGVPLSREYGFHQWDIRGNAHGILAAHPIAPFISIHHVEFVDPIYPGLNSLESLELFTKAMKIEPMSFLQRSVCYDKRQKLTLAISLGYVVQVYPSVLLPPELERSERTYIAFNRMSQRTEFDFDTKEIQKSMCKRPVLFFLKDVWKDGNITRGSYIRSSERDDLKRKVFCFRSPPLSGIDEIQVSASPLSKRWHLAPRRLCSAVKESINGTLFMFVRQCGRRAFGSASDSLD